Genomic DNA from Clavibacter michiganensis:
GGCACCACCGTGATCATGGCCACCCACGACTCCGGCATCGTCGACCAGATGCAGAAGCGCGTCATCGAGCTGATCGGCGGCGAGGTCGTCCGCGACGAGGTCGGCGGCCAGTACCAGACCTCCGCCATCGACCTGCCGCGCACGGCCGAGAACCCGGTCGGCGTGAACCCCGAGCACCCGCCCGTGGCGGCACCGACCCCCGTCTTCGTGCCGGCCGCGCCGCTCCCCGCGCCCGTGCGCCCCACCGCTCCTGAGGAGCCCGCCACTGGCGCCGAGCGTCGCGAGCAGGCCAGGCGCGACAAGCAGCGTCGCGCCGATGAGAAGGCGCGCGCCAAGGAGGAGGCGACCCGCGAGGCCGCCGCCGCCAAGGCCGCGAAGAAGGCGCCGCGGAAGCCCGCGAAGGACGCTGCGGCTGCGGCCGCCGTGCCGGCCCCGGCTCCTGCTGCCCCCGCGACGTCCGCCGCGGCGAGCGCTCCCTCAGCGGATGCCGCGCCCATCGTGCCTGCCACCGCGCCCGTCCGCGATGCCGGGCCCGCCCGTGACGCCGCGCCTGCCCGTGACGGCGCGTCCGACCGCGGATCCGGCCCGGACGCCCCGGCCTACGCCCCGTCGGCGTTCGCCGAGGCGGCGCGCGTGGATCCCGTCCCCGAGCGCGAGGTCGAGCGCCAGCGGCCGGCCGCTGGCGCGGAGGAGCTCCGTGAGCCCGCCTCCACGCGCCCCGAGCCGACCGCTCCCGAGCCCGTCCGTCCCGAGCGGCCCGTCGAGCCGACGCCGTCGCGCGCCGTGCCCGTCAGCCGCGACCAGGCGCCACCCGTCGACGACGGCCCGCCCGCCGCGTCCACGCCGCCGAGCCGGCGCAACGGCGGGGGAGCGGCCCCCGCGGCCCCGAGCACCGGATCCATCCGGCGGCTCCCCGAGGGCACGGGCGTGATCCGCCTGCCCGACCTGTCCGACGGCGAGGGCTCCGCGCCCGCCGACGGACGCGACGACGCCGAGCTCGCCGAGCTCGGCCTGGCCGAGAAGCTGGGCCTCCGCGCCCGCGGTGAGTCGCCGGACGACACCGGCGCACAGGATGTGGGGCCCACGCGATGAGACTCGGACTCGTCCTCTCCGAGGTCGGCCACGGCCTCCGTCGGAACGTCAGCATGGTCGTCTCGGTCGTGCTCGTCACCTTCATCTCGCTCACGTTCGTGGGCGCCGCCGTGCTGCTGCAGATGCAGATCGGCCAGATGAAGAACTACTGGTACGACCGCGCGCAGGTCGCGATCGACTTCTGCACCGACACGTCGGTGCCGAGCGAGACCTGCGTCAACGGCAAGGCCACCCAGGAGCAGATCGACGCGGTCAAGCAGCAGCTCGACAGCGACACGCTCGCCCCGTTCATCGACAAGTACTACTTCGAGGACCAGGACACCGCGTACAAGAACTTCCAGGAGCAGTTCAAGGGCGATCCCGTCACCGAGCTCGTGCAGCCGGAGTTCCTCAACGAGGCGTTCTGGGTGAACCTCAAGGACCCGTCGAAGTCGGACATCCTCAGCGACAGCCTCTCGGGGCTCGCGGGCGTCGAGAACGTGACGGACCAACGGCAGTACCTCGACCAGATCTTCTCCATCTTGAACGCCGCCAGCCTCACGGCCGTCGGCATCGCCGGGCTCATGCTCGTGGCCGCCGCCCTGCTGATCGCCACCACGATCCGCCTGTCCGCGTTCTCGCGGAGAAGGGAGCTGGGCATCATGAGGCTGGTCGGGGCGTCGAACCGCTTCATCCAGACCCCGTTCATCCTCGAGGGCGTGTTCGCGGCGCTCATCGGGTCGGTGCTCGCCAGCGCGGCGACGGTGGCGCTCGTCAAGTTCTTCGTCCAGGGGTTCCTGAGCACGAGGCTCACGTCGATATCCCTGGTGAACATGGACGACGCTCTGCTCGTCGTGCCGATCCTGCTGGGGGTGGGCGTCGTGCTCGCGGCGGTCTCCGCCAACTTCGCGATCAGCCGCTATCTGCGCATCTGATCCTCCGGTAGGCTGATGGGCTGCCCGGATCCGGGCGGATCCACCTGAACCATCGAGGAGTCCACCGTGCCCAGGGAACGTGGCGAGAAGGTGGTGGCGACCAACCGCAAGGCGCGCCACGACTACACCATCGAGTCGACCTACGAGGCCGGCCTCGTGCTCACGGGCACCGAGGTCAAGTCCCTCCGCCAGGGGCGGGCGTCGCTCGTCGACGGCTACGCGTTCGTCGACGCCGGCGAGGCGTGGCTCGACGCGGTGCACATCCCCGAGTACAACCAGGGCACCTGGAACAACCACCCGGTGCGCCGCAAGCGCAAGCTCCTCCTGCACAAGGAGCAGATCCTCAAGATCCACTCCAAGGTCAAGGAGGGCGGCTACACGGTCGTCCCGCTGCAGCTCTACTTCGTGGACGGCCGGGCGAAGGTCGAGCTCGCCATCGCGAAGGGCAAGAAGGAGTACGACAAGCGCCAGACGCTGCGCGAGCGCCAGGACAAGCGCGAGGCAGACCGGGCGATGTCGTCGCACCGCCGCCTGGGCGAGTGACCCCGCTCCTCCCGGTGGTGCGCCCGTCTCCGGTCGGGTAACATGGAGGGCTGGTCGCGCATGACGCGGCCGGCGTTTGACAACTCGACAGCGTGGAACATGCGACCCGGCTCGGGCGCCTCTCGGGGCGCTGGGCCGTTCATGGGGATGATCGGTTTCGACATTGCCTGAATGACTGCGAGAAGCGGGTCGAGGATGCAGGGCTATCTCGTAAACGCTCTCTGCAAAATACAACTGCCAATAACAAGCAGTCGTCCTTCGCTCTCGCTGCCTAAGCGAGCGCACTAACAGGACCGTCGACCCGGTGATGCTCTCTACCCGGTAAGTCGGCGTCAGATTAGGGAGCTCGCTGCGCGGTCGTGCCTCAGGGCCGCGTGGGACTCGAACTGAGGCTGGGCCCGTCGGATCAGATGCCAGGAGCAAGTTCCGGGGCCGAGCAGGACGCCTTTCCTGGATACACCCGTAGAAGGCGCAGGATTACAGCAGTGGACCGGGGTTCGATTCCCCGCATCTCCACCATCGCGTCGCATGCTCCACGCCCGTCGAGGGATCGGATCCGTCCGGTGACACGCGAGGCCCCGTCCGCCCGGACGGGGCCTTTCGTGTGCGTGGAGGCGGATCAGCCCACGGGTGCGCGGGGCGCAGCCGGCGCGGGCGCTCCCGGGTCGCTCGTGGCGAGCGCCGGCGCGGTGGTCTCCACCGCGGGCGAGCCCGTCCGCCCCCGTCGGCGCTTCCGTCCCCCCGAGCGCCCGTACACGAGGTACATCGTGAGCCCCATGATGATCATGAGCAGCACCGTGTAGACGAACGTGATGCTCATCGAGTCGAGGTTCGCCTCGCCCTCGGTGCTGGCCTTGATCGCGATTCCGAGCGGCTCGTACAGCGGTTGGTAGAGGAACACCGCCGCGTCGTAGTCGTCGAGCAGGCTGTTGAAGTTGAGCGCCGTGATGGCCGCGACCGTGGGGATCACGAGCGGCACCAGCACCCGGCGGAACGTCGCGAGCGACCTCGCGCCGAGGATCCGCGCCGCGTCCTCCAACGACTGCGGCACGCTCGCGAACGCCGCCTTCAGCAGGCGCAGCGTGAACGGCACCTTGACGATGACGTAGGCCACGAGCAGCAGCCACGTCGTGCCTGTGAGCACCTGCCCGCCGATGAGCGGCTGCGGCCGGTCGAACGTCTGCAGCAGCGCGAGCGCGATGAGGATGGTGGGCAGGATCCACGGTATGTGCAGCAGGTACTCCAGCGTCGCGGTCACCCAGTTGCGGTTCCGCTGGATCATGCGCGCGACGAACAGGAGCCCTGCCACGACGATCACCGCGGCCAGCGCGCTGTAGACGAGGCTCACGATGAAGGGGCGCAGCACGTCGGGGGAGCCGAGCACGGTCGCGTAGTTCCGCAGCGTGAACGAGTCCCACGTGATGGAGCCCGTCTGCACGCTCTTCGAGTCGAGGAACGAGAACAGCACGATGAGGATCACCGGCAGCGCGTAGACCACGAACAGCGCGTACGCGACCACGTGCACCACGCCGTTCACGACCGGGTTCCGGATGCGCTGCTTCTGCAGCGGCGTCGCGACCTTGGCCACCGAGAAGTACACGCCCGACTTCTCGACGCGGTTCATGATCGCCAGCAGCAGGATGGTGGCGACGCCCAGGACGATCGCCAGCAGGGCGGCGAGGTCGCGGGAGCTCGTGCTCTTGGAGAACGTGACGATCATCGGCGCCACCGTCTGGAAGCCGGTGCCGCCGAGCACCAGGGGGGCGGTGAGCGCCCCGAGGCCGGTGAGGAACGTGAGGACGGTGACCGCGAAGATCATGGGCCGCAGCGCCGGCAGCACGATGCGGAAGAGGATGCGCCCGGTGCCCGCGCCCATGCTGCGCGCCGCCTCGATGGTCTGGTGGTCGATCGCCGCGAGGGACGAGCGGAGGAAGAGCATGTGGTTCGTGGTGGTGGCGAAGGTCATCACGATGACGACCGCGAAGTAGCCGGAGAACCAGTCGGGGTCGAGGTCGGGGAAGGCGCGCTGCGCGAGCGCGGTGACGAACCCGTAGCGGCCGTAGATGAAGTCGTATCCGGCTGCCAGCACGATGCCGCCGTAGATGAGCGTCGTGGCGTAGCCGAGCCAGAGCACGCGGGATCCGCGGACCACGAAGTACTCGGTCACCAGCACGATGAAGATGCCCACCACGTTGACCGTGATCGCGAGGGTCACCGCGAGCAGAAGGCTGTTGCCGACGCTGCGCATCGCCCGGTCGGAGCTCACGAGCTTCTCCAGCGCCCGGCCGCTGAACGCGCCGTCGGGGAAGAAGGTCGTGACGAGCAGGTTCGCGTTCGGGAACACCAGGAACGTGACGACGAACCACAGCGCGGCGAGGAGGACCACGACGCCGAGCGGGGAGCGCAGCAGCGCGCGGACGGGGGTGCGCACGGCTAAGACCGGTACTGCAGGATCGCGGACGGGTCGATGCCCACGACGACCTCGGTCCCGGGTGCCAGTGGCGGGGCACCCGTCTCGGTGACGAGGGCCTCGACGGCATCGTCTCCGAGGTCGACGCGATAGGTGCTGTACGAGCCGTGGTAGCTGCGCTCGGCGACGACCCCGTCGATGCGCACGCGACGCGGATCCGCGGCTGCCGCGTCGCGGGCGGCCACCGACACACGCTCGAGCCGCACGTACGCGCGGCCCGAGGCGTCGAGGTCCGTCGCGCCGGCGTCGCGGAGACGCTCGACCGTCGCGGGGCCGAGCGGGTTGATCGCGCCGACGAACGTGGCGACGAACTCCGTGGCCGACCGGTCGTAGACGTCCTCCGGGGTGCCGACCTGCTCGATGCGCCCCGCGTCGAAGACCGCGATGCGATCGCTCATGGTGAGCGCCTCCTCCTGGTCGTGCGTCACGTACACGGTCGTGATCCCGAGCCGGGACTGCAGGCCCTTCAGCTGCTCGCGCAGCTGCACGCGGAGCTTGGCGTCGAGGTTGGAGAGGGGCTCGTCGAGCAGCAGGATCCGCGGCTCGAGCACGAGCGCCCGCGCGATCGCGACGCGCTGCTGCTGCCCGCCGGAGAGCTCCGCCACGTTCTTGTCGAGCTGCGCGGCGCTCAGCTCGACCTGGTCGGCCATGGCGCGGACGAGGCGGTCGGTCTCCGCCTTGCCGGCCTTCCGCACCGTGAGGCCGAAGGCGATGTTCTGCCGCACCGACATGCTCGGGAAGAGCGCGTAGTTCTGGAAGACCATGCCGACCCGGCGCTTCTCGCTGGGGAGCCGCGTGGCGACCTGCCCGTCGATCACGATGTCGCCGCGGCTGGGATCCACGAAGCCGGCGAGGGTCCGCAGCGCGGTCGTCTTGCCGCAGCCCGACGGCCCGAGGAGGGTGAAGAACTCGCCCTCGTGGATCTCGAGGTCGAGCCCGGGGATCGCCACCTGGTCGCCGAAGCGCACCTCGACGTCGTCGAAGCGGATCATCAGGGCAGGTACTCCAGCTCGGTCTTCTCGACCCAGTCGGCGATGTGCTCGCGCACGAAGCCGTAGTCGACGTCCTGCTTGTCGAGCGACTCGATGAGCTCCTTCACCGCCGGGAGCGCCTTCTCGCGCGCGGTCGTATTGACGGGGTAGCTCGAGAACTCCTCCGCGAACGCGCCCTGCACGTCGGCGCTGCCGAACCAGTCGATGAACGCGCGGGCGCGCTCCTCCTTCTTCGTGCCGGCGATCTCGGCGATCTGCTCGGTCACGAACGGGACGCCGGCCTTCGCGGGGACGATCTCGGTGGTGGTGCCGTACTGCGCGTCGCGCGCCGCGATGCCGCTCGAGGCGAGGGTGCCGAACGCGACCTCGCCGCGGGAGAGGCGGGCGTAGAGGTCGGTGCCCTCGACCGCGGGGGATCCGTTCGCGAAGTAGTCCTTCACGACCTGCCAGCCGGCGTCGCTGATGCCGAGGTCGCCGTCCGGGTCCTCGTAGGGCGCGAGGAGGCCCGCGAGGATGAGCTGCGGGGTCGCCTCGCCCAGGCGCGTGTTGACCTCGTACTTCCCCTCGTACTCTGAGGAGTACAGGTCCGTCACGTCGCGCGGCACGTCGCCGCCCGAGGTCTGCTTCGCGTCGTGCACGGTGACGATCGCCTGCTCCACGAGCGGCCAGTACGCGCCGTCGGCGGGATCGCCGGCGGCCTGGTCGACCTCGCCCGACCACGCGGGCATGTAGGCGGTGATGGCGTCCTCCGCCTTGAGGTTCTCGAAGTACATGTTGTTGAGGCCGAACACCACGTCCCCGACGGGGTTGTTCTTCTCCGCGACGATGCGGTTCGCGAGGTCGGCGCCGCCGAGGCCCACGATCTGGATGTCGAATCCGGCCTTCGCGGCCTCCGCCGTGACCCAGTCGCCGCGGCCGTCGCCGTTGGAGTTCGTGTAGACGATGAGCGTGTCGCCCGAGGCGGGGGAGACGGCGGGGTCCGCGGTGCCGGTGTCGGCGGACGATCCGCACCCGGAGAGCGCGAGCCCGGCCGCGACCACGGCGGAGAGGGAGATGGTGAGACGGCGGGCGCGGTTCTTCATGGTGTCCTCTCGGAGGGAGCACGACGGTGTGCTCGCGGGCGGTCGCGCCGGACCGGCACGAAGTCCCCAGGCTAGGAGCGGGATCCTCGGCGGCCCCCTCCGGCGGACGCTGTTGGCTCGCTGTTCAGCGGAGGGACACGCCGGCCGATTCCCCAGGTGAGGAGGAAGCTGGTCGAGGGCACGATGCCCGCGCTCGCGGGAGCGGGAATACATAGCCCGTGTATGGGATTCGATACCTCATGACCGGACGCACCACCACGGGCACGACCCCGACCACGACCGACGACCAGGAGCGCACCCGCTGGCAGGCCTTCTGGGTCTGCGTCGGCGTCGCGGCGCTCACGATCCTCGACCTCTCGAAGGTCAACGTCGGCCTGCCGTCGATCGAGGAGTCGCTCGGCGCCGGATCCACCGACCTGCAGCTCATCGTCGCCGGATACGCCCTCGCGTTCGGCCTGGCCCTCGTGCCCGCCGGCCGTCTCGGTGACATCCGCAGCCGCCGGCTCATGTTCGTGGTCGGCCTCAGCTCCTTCACGATCGCGAGCCTCCTGTGCGCCATCGCGCCCGACGTGAAGACGCTCGTGATCGCGCGGATCCTGCAGGGCGTGGCCGCCGGCATCCAGATGCCGCAGGTGCTCGGCCTCATCCAGCAGCTCTTCCAGGGCGAGGAGCGGGCGCGTGCCTTCGGCCTGTTCGGTGCCGTCGTCGGCATCTCCACCGCGTTCGGGCCGACCCTCGGTGGCCTGCTGATCCAGCTCGGCGGCCCCGAGGACGGCTGGCGCCTGCTGTTCTGGATGAACATCCCGCTCGGCATCGTCGCCATCGCGTTCGCGCTCAAGCTGCTGCCGCGGAAGCAGGCGCGGCCGCAGACGAAGACGGGCCTCGATCCCGTCGGCGTCGTGCTCCTCGCGATCGCCACGTTCTCGCTCATGCTGCCGTTCGTCCTCACGACGGGCGGGCCCGACGACGACCCGCTCCGGTGGATCTGGCTCGCCGCGGCCGTGGTCGCCGCGGCGCTCTTCGTCGCGTGGGAGCGCCGCTACGAGCGGTCGGGGAAGTCGCCCGTGGTGCACTTCGCGCTCTTCCGGCTCTCCTCGTACCGCAACGGGATCCTCATCGCCACCGCGTACTTCGCGGCCATCCCCGCGGTGTTCCTGCTCACGACGCTCTACCTCCAGCAGGGTCTGGGCCTCGAGCCCGTGTTCGCGGGCATGGTCAGCATCCCGTTCGCGCTGTCGTCGGCCGTCACCGCGTGGATCGGCGGACGCCTCGTCTCGCGTCTCGGCCGGCAGCTGGTCGTGATCGGCCTCGCGATCGTCGCGGTCGGCATCACGCTGCTGCTCCTCGCGGCCGTGCTCACGCCGCAGGAGGCGACGCCGTGGGCGATGGCCGCCGCGATGCTCGTCGCCGGAGTCGGCGCGGGCTTCGTGATCTCGCCGAACCAGACGCTCACGCTCGCCGAGATCCCCGTGACGGAGGGCGGCGTCGCCGGATCCATGGCGCAGGTCGGCCAGCGCGTCGGCACGGCCGTGGGCGTCGCGGCAGCATCCGCCACCTTCTTCAGCACGCTCTACGCGGAGGCCGCGGGCGGGGCGGACGCGAGCCTCGCCGTGTACCACGACGGGTTCCGCAACGGCTTCCTCGTGACGATCGCGCTGGTCGCGGTCGCCCTCGCGCTCGGGCTGGTCGACCTCGGCCAGCGCCGTCGTCGCCGGCAGGAGGCCGCGACCGCCTGATCGGATGGCGCGACGCCGGGCTCAGCGCGCGACGACCGCCAGGACGGCGTCGTGCAGGCGTCCGTTCGTGGCGAGCGCGGAGCCGTGCCACGGTCCCGCATCGCCGTCGATCGACGTGAAGCGGCCGCCCGCCTCCTCGATCACGGGGATCAGCGCGGCCATGTCGTAGGGCTTCAGGTCGTGCTCGCCCGCGATGTCGAGGAGCCCCTCCGCGAGCAGCATGTAGGCCCACATGTCGCCGAAGTCGCGGGAGCGCTTCACGCGGCCGGAGAGGTCGAGGAGCTCATCGAGCCGGTCGGCGTCGCGCCACCGCTGCACGCCGGCGACGCTCATCGAGGCGTCCTCGAGCCGGTCGACGTCGGAGACCCGGATCCGCCGCTCCTGCGATGTCGTGGCCTGCCCGAGCGTGTCGTCGACGTACGCGCCGAGGCCGGTCGCGCCCCACCAGCGGCGACCGAGCGCGGGAGCGCTCACGACGCCGACCACGGGGACGCCGTCGACCGCGAGCGCGATGAGCGTGCCCCAGACGGGCACGCCGCGCGCGAAGTTGGATGTGCCGTCGATGGGGTCCACGATCCACTGCCGGGACGACGAGCCGGACGTGCCGTACTCCTCGCCCAGCACGCTGTCGTGCGGGCGGCTGTCGGCGATGCCGGCGCGGATCGCGCGCTCGACCGACGTGTCGGCGTCGGTGACCCAGCTGGAGTCGGCCTTCGTCTCGATGGCGAGGTCGGCCGAGCGGAAGCGGTCGAGCGAGATCGCGTCGGCCATGTCGGCCAGCTCCCTCGCGAGCCGCAGGTCGGACGACAGGGAGTGCAGGGGTTCGGAGGCCACGGGGTCGAGCCTAGCGATCGGCCTGGTCGCCCTTCGACGCGTCGGAGCGGTTGGCGACGAGGTGCTGCAGCGAGTGCAGGCGCTCGCGTCCTGCGTCGCCCAGCTCGCCCGCCTCGACCCGGTCGACGATCTCCCAGTCGTGCGCCTCGGTGAGCGGGATGCCCCCCGGCGGCTCGCCCTCGGGCAGGTGCGCGTAGCTGGCGAACGAGCGGAGGATGTTGGCCGGATCCACGTGCCCGAGCCCGAACGAGCGGACCCCCGGGGTGTCGATGATCCAGCCGTGGCCGCCGTCGCCCGTCTCGACGCGCATCGAGACGGTGGAGCTGGACGTGTGGCGGCCGCGCCCGGTGACCTGGTTGACGACGCCCGTGGCCCGC
This window encodes:
- the ftsE gene encoding cell division ATP-binding protein FtsE, which codes for MIRFDHVSKVYPGNPRPALSSVDLEILRGEFVFLVGASGSGKSSFLRLVLKEDRPTNGTIHVLGQQLNQLSSRKVPYYRRSLGVVFQDFRLLPNKSVFDNVAFTLQVIGKSRGFIQEAVPDVLAMVGLQGKEQRLPHELSGGEQQRVAIARAVVNKPAVLLADEPTGNLDPLTSAGIMQVLERINANGTTVIMATHDSGIVDQMQKRVIELIGGEVVRDEVGGQYQTSAIDLPRTAENPVGVNPEHPPVAAPTPVFVPAAPLPAPVRPTAPEEPATGAERREQARRDKQRRADEKARAKEEATREAAAAKAAKKAPRKPAKDAAAAAAVPAPAPAAPATSAAASAPSADAAPIVPATAPVRDAGPARDAAPARDGASDRGSGPDAPAYAPSAFAEAARVDPVPEREVERQRPAAGAEELREPASTRPEPTAPEPVRPERPVEPTPSRAVPVSRDQAPPVDDGPPAASTPPSRRNGGGAAPAAPSTGSIRRLPEGTGVIRLPDLSDGEGSAPADGRDDAELAELGLAEKLGLRARGESPDDTGAQDVGPTR
- the ftsX gene encoding permease-like cell division protein FtsX codes for the protein MRLGLVLSEVGHGLRRNVSMVVSVVLVTFISLTFVGAAVLLQMQIGQMKNYWYDRAQVAIDFCTDTSVPSETCVNGKATQEQIDAVKQQLDSDTLAPFIDKYYFEDQDTAYKNFQEQFKGDPVTELVQPEFLNEAFWVNLKDPSKSDILSDSLSGLAGVENVTDQRQYLDQIFSILNAASLTAVGIAGLMLVAAALLIATTIRLSAFSRRRELGIMRLVGASNRFIQTPFILEGVFAALIGSVLASAATVALVKFFVQGFLSTRLTSISLVNMDDALLVVPILLGVGVVLAAVSANFAISRYLRI
- the smpB gene encoding SsrA-binding protein SmpB → MPRERGEKVVATNRKARHDYTIESTYEAGLVLTGTEVKSLRQGRASLVDGYAFVDAGEAWLDAVHIPEYNQGTWNNHPVRRKRKLLLHKEQILKIHSKVKEGGYTVVPLQLYFVDGRAKVELAIAKGKKEYDKRQTLRERQDKREADRAMSSHRRLGE
- a CDS encoding ABC transporter permease, whose product is MRTPVRALLRSPLGVVVLLAALWFVVTFLVFPNANLLVTTFFPDGAFSGRALEKLVSSDRAMRSVGNSLLLAVTLAITVNVVGIFIVLVTEYFVVRGSRVLWLGYATTLIYGGIVLAAGYDFIYGRYGFVTALAQRAFPDLDPDWFSGYFAVVIVMTFATTTNHMLFLRSSLAAIDHQTIEAARSMGAGTGRILFRIVLPALRPMIFAVTVLTFLTGLGALTAPLVLGGTGFQTVAPMIVTFSKSTSSRDLAALLAIVLGVATILLLAIMNRVEKSGVYFSVAKVATPLQKQRIRNPVVNGVVHVVAYALFVVYALPVILIVLFSFLDSKSVQTGSITWDSFTLRNYATVLGSPDVLRPFIVSLVYSALAAVIVVAGLLFVARMIQRNRNWVTATLEYLLHIPWILPTILIALALLQTFDRPQPLIGGQVLTGTTWLLLVAYVIVKVPFTLRLLKAAFASVPQSLEDAARILGARSLATFRRVLVPLVIPTVAAITALNFNSLLDDYDAAVFLYQPLYEPLGIAIKASTEGEANLDSMSITFVYTVLLMIIMGLTMYLVYGRSGGRKRRRGRTGSPAVETTAPALATSDPGAPAPAAPRAPVG
- a CDS encoding ABC transporter ATP-binding protein produces the protein MIRFDDVEVRFGDQVAIPGLDLEIHEGEFFTLLGPSGCGKTTALRTLAGFVDPSRGDIVIDGQVATRLPSEKRRVGMVFQNYALFPSMSVRQNIAFGLTVRKAGKAETDRLVRAMADQVELSAAQLDKNVAELSGGQQQRVAIARALVLEPRILLLDEPLSNLDAKLRVQLREQLKGLQSRLGITTVYVTHDQEEALTMSDRIAVFDAGRIEQVGTPEDVYDRSATEFVATFVGAINPLGPATVERLRDAGATDLDASGRAYVRLERVSVAARDAAAADPRRVRIDGVVAERSYHGSYSTYRVDLGDDAVEALVTETGAPPLAPGTEVVVGIDPSAILQYRS
- a CDS encoding extracellular solute-binding protein, which encodes MKNRARRLTISLSAVVAAGLALSGCGSSADTGTADPAVSPASGDTLIVYTNSNGDGRGDWVTAEAAKAGFDIQIVGLGGADLANRIVAEKNNPVGDVVFGLNNMYFENLKAEDAITAYMPAWSGEVDQAAGDPADGAYWPLVEQAIVTVHDAKQTSGGDVPRDVTDLYSSEYEGKYEVNTRLGEATPQLILAGLLAPYEDPDGDLGISDAGWQVVKDYFANGSPAVEGTDLYARLSRGEVAFGTLASSGIAARDAQYGTTTEIVPAKAGVPFVTEQIAEIAGTKKEERARAFIDWFGSADVQGAFAEEFSSYPVNTTAREKALPAVKELIESLDKQDVDYGFVREHIADWVEKTELEYLP
- a CDS encoding MFS transporter — protein: MTGRTTTGTTPTTTDDQERTRWQAFWVCVGVAALTILDLSKVNVGLPSIEESLGAGSTDLQLIVAGYALAFGLALVPAGRLGDIRSRRLMFVVGLSSFTIASLLCAIAPDVKTLVIARILQGVAAGIQMPQVLGLIQQLFQGEERARAFGLFGAVVGISTAFGPTLGGLLIQLGGPEDGWRLLFWMNIPLGIVAIAFALKLLPRKQARPQTKTGLDPVGVVLLAIATFSLMLPFVLTTGGPDDDPLRWIWLAAAVVAAALFVAWERRYERSGKSPVVHFALFRLSSYRNGILIATAYFAAIPAVFLLTTLYLQQGLGLEPVFAGMVSIPFALSSAVTAWIGGRLVSRLGRQLVVIGLAIVAVGITLLLLAAVLTPQEATPWAMAAAMLVAGVGAGFVISPNQTLTLAEIPVTEGGVAGSMAQVGQRVGTAVGVAAASATFFSTLYAEAAGGADASLAVYHDGFRNGFLVTIALVAVALALGLVDLGQRRRRRQEAATA
- a CDS encoding inositol monophosphatase family protein → MASEPLHSLSSDLRLARELADMADAISLDRFRSADLAIETKADSSWVTDADTSVERAIRAGIADSRPHDSVLGEEYGTSGSSSRQWIVDPIDGTSNFARGVPVWGTLIALAVDGVPVVGVVSAPALGRRWWGATGLGAYVDDTLGQATTSQERRIRVSDVDRLEDASMSVAGVQRWRDADRLDELLDLSGRVKRSRDFGDMWAYMLLAEGLLDIAGEHDLKPYDMAALIPVIEEAGGRFTSIDGDAGPWHGSALATNGRLHDAVLAVVAR